The following coding sequences lie in one Thermosulfuriphilus ammonigenes genomic window:
- a CDS encoding CerR family C-terminal domain-containing protein gives MNTRERLLEAAERLFGERGYREVSVREITRVAGCNVAAVNYHFGCKRDLYLEVFRSRWLPRTQKVREHFRALVGDSPASAAEVIRALTVSIIDGPLDEEERLRHRRLMFRELTQPTEALSIIIDQGLRPFFSEVVSLLRPFLPPSHPQDRLFLSVLSIMAQIIHFNVARPKVSALLKQPYDDALKARIIEHIVTFSLRGLGLEAEEI, from the coding sequence ATGAATACCAGAGAAAGGCTTCTTGAGGCCGCCGAACGGCTGTTTGGTGAGCGTGGTTACCGAGAGGTCAGCGTACGGGAGATAACCCGGGTGGCCGGCTGTAATGTGGCCGCGGTCAACTACCACTTCGGGTGCAAGAGGGATCTCTACCTTGAGGTCTTTCGCTCTCGATGGTTACCGCGGACTCAAAAAGTTCGGGAACATTTTCGGGCCCTGGTAGGAGACAGTCCAGCCTCGGCCGCAGAGGTTATCCGGGCCCTGACGGTTTCTATCATCGATGGTCCTTTGGATGAGGAGGAACGTTTGCGGCACCGGCGGCTTATGTTTCGAGAACTTACCCAACCAACCGAGGCCCTTTCAATTATCATTGACCAGGGCTTAAGGCCCTTTTTCTCGGAGGTCGTCTCTTTGCTTCGTCCTTTTTTGCCTCCCAGCCATCCCCAAGACCGTCTTTTTCTCTCCGTCTTGAGCATCATGGCCCAGATTATCCACTTCAATGTGGCCCGGCCTAAGGTAAGTGCCCTTTTGAAACAGCCCTATGATGACGCCCTTAAGGCCCGAATCATTGAGCACATCGTCACCTTCTCCCTAAGGGGTCTGGGTCTGGAGGCGGAAGAAATATGA
- a CDS encoding rubredoxin, with the protein MSENIFEGAYICSTTNCGYIYNPAKGDRKGKIPKGTAFEDLPDDWRCPVCGASKKAFRPMAELEEEK; encoded by the coding sequence ATGTCAGAGAATATCTTTGAGGGAGCTTATATTTGTTCAACCACCAACTGTGGCTACATCTACAATCCGGCCAAGGGGGATCGCAAGGGTAAGATTCCCAAGGGCACGGCCTTTGAAGACCTACCTGATGACTGGCGCTGTCCGGTCTGTGGGGCTTCAAAGAAGGCCTTCAGGCCCATGGCCGAGCTAGAGGAAGAGAAATAG
- a CDS encoding AsmA family protein, with the protein MKKIVKIGAGLLVLLALIFVGLSVFVRFYLTPERLKDLIIPLAEKATGRQIGLDEIKVGLFSGIQIKGFRLKEADGQKDFVRIREFVLRYHLLPLLQKKLVIGEVRLVEPQVRLVRDKKGHFNFETLAFLKEAPQEGKKAEKAREKAAGLPLALVVDRIKVESAQVFLVDQMNELPTARGQADINIALSLGQDPSSIKYEGDYSFLLNLRYGELTPTIKGQGQFNQQRLDYQAKVNLAQEEVDLKGWVKDYLAPSPTFRLDLSSQTLNLDHLLAAAALVPKSSPKGKRSGPGAAPDRKEAFPDIQASGQVEIARLLYQKLALEDFRASWHLKGGALKVRDFSAKMAQGLIQGGIQLDLNDPRLGYKGEIDVSDLKLGDFISQALAIPSPPITGLFRSRLVFSGRGTEWASIKRSLSADGDYGLLHGAFKESLVTLAISQALGLEDLRTLSFREIKGNVRIRRGRVETEALLTSDYLSLKAKGFIGLDGSLDLPLKIKLFAPLAEKFARRLPGGKYLLNERGEAELDLYLKGSLSGPRVSLNTRAIEKKLKKELPQRLFQKLGIPWR; encoded by the coding sequence ATGAAGAAGATCGTCAAGATCGGAGCCGGGCTGTTGGTCCTGCTGGCCCTGATCTTTGTGGGGCTTTCGGTTTTTGTCCGCTTTTACCTTACCCCTGAGCGTCTTAAAGACTTGATCATCCCTCTGGCCGAAAAGGCCACCGGCCGCCAGATAGGCCTTGACGAGATCAAGGTAGGGCTATTTAGCGGCATCCAGATAAAGGGCTTTCGCCTCAAGGAGGCCGATGGCCAGAAGGATTTTGTCCGGATAAGGGAGTTTGTCCTCCGCTATCACCTCCTTCCCCTCCTCCAGAAAAAACTGGTTATTGGCGAGGTGCGTCTGGTTGAGCCCCAGGTGAGGCTTGTTCGGGATAAAAAGGGCCATTTTAATTTTGAAACCCTGGCCTTTCTCAAGGAGGCCCCCCAGGAAGGCAAAAAGGCGGAGAAGGCCAGAGAAAAAGCGGCCGGTCTTCCCCTGGCCCTGGTGGTTGACCGCATAAAGGTAGAGTCCGCCCAGGTCTTTTTGGTAGACCAGATGAATGAGCTGCCCACCGCCCGCGGCCAGGCCGATATCAACATAGCCCTTAGTCTTGGCCAGGATCCCTCCAGCATCAAATATGAGGGAGACTATTCCTTCCTCCTTAACTTACGCTACGGAGAGCTAACCCCCACAATAAAGGGGCAGGGGCAGTTTAATCAGCAGAGGCTTGACTATCAGGCCAAGGTCAACCTGGCCCAAGAGGAAGTAGACCTTAAGGGATGGGTCAAAGACTATCTTGCCCCCTCCCCTACTTTCCGCCTTGACTTAAGTAGCCAGACCCTCAATCTTGACCATCTTCTGGCGGCCGCGGCCCTGGTCCCCAAATCATCTCCGAAAGGGAAAAGGAGTGGCCCAGGGGCCGCCCCGGATAGGAAAGAAGCCTTTCCCGACATTCAGGCCTCCGGCCAGGTGGAAATAGCTCGTCTTCTTTACCAGAAGCTGGCCCTGGAAGATTTCAGGGCCAGCTGGCACCTCAAGGGGGGAGCCCTCAAGGTTCGGGATTTCTCGGCCAAGATGGCCCAGGGGCTTATTCAAGGAGGGATTCAGCTTGACCTAAATGACCCCCGGCTAGGCTATAAGGGAGAGATCGATGTCTCCGACCTTAAGCTGGGGGATTTTATCTCCCAGGCCCTGGCCATTCCCAGCCCTCCTATCACAGGGCTATTTCGCTCCCGTCTTGTCTTCTCTGGCCGAGGAACAGAATGGGCTTCCATCAAAAGAAGCCTTTCGGCCGACGGAGACTACGGCCTTCTCCACGGGGCCTTCAAAGAGAGCCTGGTCACCCTGGCCATCTCCCAGGCCCTGGGGCTTGAAGATCTGAGAACCCTTTCCTTTAGAGAAATAAAGGGAAATGTCAGAATCCGCCGGGGCCGGGTAGAGACCGAGGCCCTGCTTACCAGCGACTATCTTTCGCTAAAGGCCAAAGGATTTATCGGCCTTGACGGAAGCCTCGACCTGCCCCTTAAGATCAAACTCTTTGCCCCTCTGGCCGAGAAGTTCGCCCGCCGCCTCCCTGGGGGAAAATATCTCCTTAACGAAAGAGGAGAGGCCGAGCTTGATCTCTACCTCAAAGGTTCTCTGTCTGGCCCCAGGGTGTCTCTTAACACCAGGGCCATAGAGAAAAAACTAAAAAAGGAGCTTCCCCAGAGGCTCTTCCAGAAACTCGGGATTCCCTGGCGTTAG
- a CDS encoding glycosyltransferase, translating into MSRSARIAFFLATSGHSGVDRIAAHLLPALARRGYQVDLLTVRRHGPYLEPVHSNLRVIRFSTNHVYNALFHLVRYLKDCQPLVLLSDKDRVCRTALLARTIARVKTRLFFRQGTTISMDLASRGPVDRLLQTVSLRYLYRFAEKVIVPSEGAALDLASYARLGLEQIRVVPSPVVTRELLEGEQPLPDHPWYRDPVPIVIGVGELCARKDFATLIKAFARVRQKRPLRLIILGRGRQRERLLDLCQRLGVSGDVSLPGFVKNPYPYMAHARVFAFSSRWEGLGFALIEALALGTPVVSTDCPHGPREILANGRYGPLVPVGDAGALAQALERILDSPPQKEHLREAVRPYEVEVSATAYLETMGLPPWPDAT; encoded by the coding sequence ATGTCCCGGTCAGCGCGGATTGCCTTTTTTCTGGCCACCTCTGGACACAGTGGGGTGGATCGCATCGCCGCCCATCTTCTTCCAGCCTTGGCCCGGCGAGGCTATCAGGTGGATCTTCTGACGGTCAGGAGACATGGCCCCTATCTTGAGCCCGTCCATTCTAACCTCCGGGTTATTCGTTTTTCTACGAATCATGTCTATAACGCCCTTTTTCATCTGGTCAGATACCTTAAAGACTGCCAGCCCCTTGTCCTTCTTTCCGATAAGGATCGGGTATGCCGTACGGCCCTTCTGGCCCGGACGATAGCCCGGGTCAAAACCAGGCTCTTCTTTCGGCAGGGAACAACTATCTCCATGGATCTGGCCAGTCGGGGGCCTGTGGACCGTCTGCTTCAGACGGTCTCCCTGCGCTATCTTTATCGCTTTGCCGAAAAGGTGATCGTTCCTTCAGAGGGGGCGGCCCTGGATTTGGCCAGCTATGCCCGTCTTGGGCTCGAACAAATCCGGGTGGTGCCCAGCCCGGTGGTGACTCGAGAACTCCTTGAGGGCGAACAGCCTCTTCCGGATCACCCCTGGTACCGGGATCCGGTGCCTATTGTTATCGGCGTGGGCGAACTCTGTGCCCGCAAGGATTTTGCTACCCTGATAAAGGCCTTTGCCCGGGTAAGGCAAAAAAGGCCCCTGCGCCTTATTATTTTAGGTCGGGGGCGTCAGAGAGAAAGGCTCCTTGATCTCTGTCAAAGGCTTGGGGTCTCAGGGGATGTCTCCCTGCCAGGGTTTGTCAAAAATCCCTATCCCTATATGGCGCACGCCCGGGTCTTTGCCTTTAGCTCTCGCTGGGAAGGCCTGGGCTTTGCCCTTATTGAGGCCCTGGCCCTGGGGACCCCGGTGGTCTCTACCGACTGCCCCCATGGGCCCCGGGAGATACTGGCCAATGGTCGCTATGGCCCCCTGGTGCCGGTTGGGGACGCTGGGGCCTTAGCCCAGGCCCTGGAGAGGATTTTGGACTCTCCCCCCCAGAAAGAACACCTGAGGGAGGCGGTCCGTCCTTATGAGGTGGAGGTTAGTGCCACCGCTTATCTGGAGACCATGGGTCTTCCCCCCTGGCCGGATGCCACCTGA
- a CDS encoding efflux transporter outer membrane subunit: MIRSGLVGICLSLSLWLVACGRPVTQPLSPLKPPPHYLSAPRSSSLTPPPDNWWQDFADPALDELVARVLKHNYDLRQAVARVAEMKAQSRVARAARFPRLDFNFQGRRERNVIFGPFFTRSPSYIIGRFNSSLAASYEVDLWRRLSKESQAAYLRLLQAEEDRQALAQILVAEAVSTYLKRAFSLCQLSVLEEEIDLESRLLAILQERFSQGVVDLATVKVQESLLAQKKADRLVLLKELKSLGQKLDLLAGVYPGSGPRRASSLCELNLSPPPAGLPSELLLRRPDIRSARAALAAARAQAAAARAARFPSIKLTADMGRISTALKDLLRPENRWWQLAVSLSQPLFDAGALKAQEMAARARAESAEATYMKTVLQAFYEVESALLAEEKLAQILDQRLRQQEALKIQWELKGRRYQAGVLEATALLEARRRYLETTRAVYEARQALFLNRVSLYRALGGSWPNLDRKTR, encoded by the coding sequence ATGATAAGATCAGGCCTGGTGGGGATCTGCCTGTCCCTCTCCCTTTGGCTTGTCGCCTGCGGCAGGCCGGTCACCCAGCCCCTTTCTCCCCTTAAACCTCCGCCGCACTATCTTTCTGCTCCCCGCTCCTCTAGTCTGACGCCGCCCCCGGACAACTGGTGGCAGGATTTCGCTGATCCGGCCCTAGATGAGTTGGTGGCTCGGGTCCTCAAGCATAACTACGACCTCCGTCAGGCCGTGGCCCGGGTGGCCGAGATGAAGGCCCAGAGTCGTGTGGCCCGGGCGGCCCGCTTCCCCCGGCTCGACTTTAACTTTCAGGGAAGACGGGAGCGGAATGTCATTTTTGGGCCCTTTTTTACCCGCAGCCCCAGTTATATTATTGGTCGTTTTAACTCCTCTCTGGCGGCCTCCTATGAGGTTGACCTCTGGCGTCGGCTCTCAAAAGAGTCTCAGGCAGCCTATCTCAGGCTTCTCCAGGCCGAGGAGGATCGTCAGGCCCTGGCTCAGATCCTGGTGGCCGAGGCCGTAAGTACCTACTTGAAACGGGCCTTTTCCCTGTGCCAGCTTTCGGTCCTTGAGGAAGAGATCGACCTGGAGTCCCGGTTACTGGCCATCTTACAGGAGCGTTTTTCACAAGGGGTGGTGGATCTGGCCACGGTTAAGGTTCAGGAGTCCCTCCTGGCCCAAAAAAAGGCTGACCGTCTGGTCCTGCTTAAGGAGCTTAAGTCTTTGGGGCAGAAACTGGATCTCCTTGCCGGTGTTTATCCGGGCTCAGGCCCCCGGCGGGCCTCTTCTCTGTGTGAACTTAACCTTTCCCCGCCCCCGGCCGGTCTTCCCTCGGAGCTGCTTCTCCGACGTCCGGACATAAGGTCAGCCCGGGCGGCTCTGGCCGCGGCCCGGGCCCAAGCGGCCGCGGCCAGAGCCGCCCGCTTTCCGAGTATAAAACTCACCGCCGATATGGGCCGTATTTCTACGGCCCTAAAAGATCTCCTTCGGCCGGAGAATAGATGGTGGCAGCTGGCCGTCTCTTTAAGCCAGCCCCTTTTTGATGCCGGGGCCCTTAAGGCCCAGGAGATGGCGGCCAGGGCCCGGGCTGAAAGTGCCGAGGCCACCTATATGAAGACGGTTCTTCAGGCCTTCTACGAGGTGGAATCGGCCCTTTTGGCCGAAGAGAAGCTGGCTCAGATCTTGGACCAGCGCCTCCGGCAACAAGAGGCCCTCAAGATCCAGTGGGAGCTTAAGGGGCGACGCTATCAGGCCGGCGTCCTGGAGGCCACCGCTCTCCTTGAGGCCCGCCGTCGGTATCTTGAGACCACAAGGGCGGTCTATGAGGCCCGGCAGGCCCTTTTCCTTAACCGGGTCTCACTTTATCGGGCCCTTGGAGGTTCCTGGCCCAACCTTGATAGAAAGACCAGGTGA
- a CDS encoding efflux RND transporter periplasmic adaptor subunit, with translation MDRRRFLQFALALLILLLAVGLSGLIISRKPELKRKPRAPYVPAVKVIKAVPQAHQVEISAYGTVIPLRSGTLSAQVAGQVIYLAPSLITGGHFRAGEVLLRLDPQDYQTALAQAEAELLEARRVLAELEAQSQTAREEWHRLRGDIPVPDLVAKRPQLAAARAKVKAAEAAVMQARVNLARTEIKAPFDGRVIEAKVELGQQVAPGQELARVYEVREVEVAISLSAQDLRWIDVPGITSPQGAKARVVVRPAGVPVVWSGRVVRAAAQLDEKTRLLTVYVRVKSPFSRRPPLLPGLFAEVHLKGHLLKKAFVLPRKALHYSEKGLWQVYVVDKSSRLHIRPVEVARLEPDRAVIVSGLNPGDLVVLSPLSGVTEAMRVKVLP, from the coding sequence ATGGACAGAAGAAGATTCCTCCAGTTTGCCCTAGCCTTGCTCATCTTGCTGTTGGCCGTAGGGCTAAGTGGCCTTATCATCTCTCGCAAGCCCGAGCTCAAACGCAAGCCCCGGGCCCCTTACGTTCCGGCGGTAAAGGTTATCAAGGCTGTCCCTCAGGCCCATCAGGTGGAGATCTCGGCCTATGGTACGGTGATTCCGCTACGCTCCGGGACCCTCTCGGCCCAGGTGGCCGGTCAGGTAATCTACCTGGCCCCCTCCCTGATAACGGGGGGACACTTTCGGGCCGGAGAGGTTCTCCTTCGACTTGACCCTCAAGACTACCAAACAGCCCTGGCCCAGGCTGAGGCCGAGCTTCTTGAGGCTCGCCGGGTTTTGGCCGAGCTTGAAGCCCAGTCCCAGACGGCCAGGGAGGAGTGGCATCGGTTAAGGGGAGATATCCCCGTACCTGATCTGGTGGCCAAGAGGCCCCAGCTGGCCGCGGCCCGGGCCAAGGTCAAGGCGGCCGAGGCCGCTGTGATGCAGGCCAGGGTGAATCTGGCCCGCACGGAGATTAAAGCCCCCTTTGATGGCCGGGTTATAGAGGCCAAAGTTGAGCTTGGCCAGCAGGTGGCTCCTGGTCAGGAGTTAGCTCGAGTCTATGAGGTCAGGGAGGTAGAAGTTGCCATCTCCCTTTCGGCCCAAGATCTCCGGTGGATAGATGTTCCGGGAATAACCAGTCCTCAGGGGGCCAAGGCCCGGGTGGTCGTGCGCCCTGCCGGCGTACCGGTTGTCTGGTCGGGGAGGGTTGTTCGAGCCGCCGCCCAGTTAGACGAAAAAACGCGCCTTCTGACGGTATATGTCCGGGTAAAAAGCCCCTTTTCTCGACGTCCTCCTCTTCTGCCCGGTCTCTTCGCTGAGGTGCATCTCAAAGGGCATCTTCTCAAAAAGGCCTTTGTCCTGCCTCGAAAGGCTCTTCATTACAGCGAAAAGGGTCTCTGGCAGGTTTACGTGGTTGATAAGTCCTCCCGGTTGCACATCCGCCCGGTGGAAGTGGCCCGCCTGGAGCCCGACAGGGCCGTGATTGTCTCCGGTCTTAACCCCGGTGACCTGGTGGTTCTATCCCCCCTCTCCGGGGTTACTGAGGCCATGAGGGTAAAGGTCCTGCCATGA
- a CDS encoding efflux RND transporter permease subunit, giving the protein MRGIFSWFVKNHVAANLLMVFIFVSGLLTALTIVVETFPDVSPEEIEISLEYRGASPAEVEDSLIKPIEERVAGLAGIKRIRSVAQEGRGRIVIEVLRGWDARKLYDDVKVEVDSLTTLPEEAERPIVRKRLRRYPVITLALYGKAPEKTLKYWGERVKDELLALPGITEVELFGTRPEEIHVEIPEETLRAYGLNLDEVARVIRETSFDLPAGRIKDPSREILLRIQGKRYRGEDYRTFPILVGPEGREVRLGDLATIKDSLRDVVDLWVFFEGERAVIIQVFRIGSQNAIKIAGAVRDHLEEINRELPEGLVAEVAVDMSRILKARLHLLLKNLSLGMILVLLMLGLFLSPGLSFWIMLGIPISFSFGLFLLPHLGVTINMISLFAFILVLGIVVDDAIVIGESIHRHRERGLAPEEAAIEGTMRVFVPVVFSVLTTMAAFLPLLLGTGMMGKFIRVIPLVVIAVLAGSLLEALLVLPAHLSRRGTSFLHRPGPLAAPVRNFVRGPYHRLLTWTLNWRYVTFSFWLLVLLVVLSLFFGGRIKYTFFPRVEGDDVVCRLTMPPGTPIEETLSVARQIEAAGRRAVKRLEEEKHWSGKGSLLRYSLLYTGFHQQRHGHKAGLLQQGSHLAQITLELVPGQDRPGISSQELVRLWRKETGPVPGAESVVFQSQLFGLGKPVEVALSHRREAELLKTVEELKAHLRSFPGVHDLEDSYVPGKDELRFRLKPGARQLGITLLDLARAVRGAFYGVEAIRFQRGEDEVQVLVRYPEDERRSLFYLQNMRLILADGRQIPLSEVAEIDRSRSYVQLDRLDRRRVIYVQAEIDEKVTNAKELRDHLLQDYLPRLKREHPGLIYSLEGEGKEEAESTLEVIRGLLLALLLIYVLLAVPLKSYLQPFIIMVAIPFGIVGAFLGHIIMGYNLSILSMFGIVGLSGVVVNDALVLLDRIRWYRQKGEEALAAVVKASSDRFRPVVLTTLTTFAGLMPMIFEKSIQARVLIPMAISLGFGVLVATAITLVLVPCCYLILNDLVGKRPSPGPGSKVEG; this is encoded by the coding sequence ATGAGGGGAATATTTTCCTGGTTTGTCAAGAATCACGTGGCGGCCAATCTTTTGATGGTCTTTATCTTTGTATCTGGCCTCCTTACCGCCTTGACCATCGTGGTGGAGACCTTCCCTGACGTGAGCCCGGAGGAGATAGAAATAAGCCTAGAGTATCGGGGAGCCTCGCCGGCAGAGGTGGAAGACTCCCTCATTAAGCCTATTGAGGAGAGGGTGGCTGGCCTGGCCGGGATCAAGCGCATTCGTTCTGTGGCCCAGGAGGGCCGGGGGCGGATAGTCATAGAGGTCTTAAGGGGCTGGGATGCCCGGAAACTCTACGATGACGTCAAGGTGGAGGTTGATAGCCTGACCACTCTCCCGGAGGAGGCCGAGCGGCCCATTGTCAGAAAACGGCTGAGACGATATCCCGTTATCACCCTGGCCCTTTACGGTAAGGCCCCGGAGAAGACCCTCAAGTACTGGGGAGAGCGGGTCAAGGATGAGCTTTTGGCCCTGCCGGGGATCACGGAGGTGGAACTCTTCGGCACCCGGCCTGAAGAGATCCACGTGGAGATTCCGGAGGAGACCCTCAGGGCCTACGGGCTTAATTTGGACGAGGTGGCCCGGGTTATTCGGGAGACCAGCTTTGATCTTCCCGCCGGCCGGATAAAAGACCCCTCTCGGGAGATCCTTCTGCGTATCCAGGGGAAACGCTACCGGGGAGAGGACTACCGAACCTTCCCCATCCTTGTCGGCCCTGAAGGAAGAGAGGTTCGTCTAGGGGATCTGGCCACGATCAAGGATTCCTTAAGGGATGTGGTTGATCTTTGGGTCTTCTTTGAGGGAGAGCGGGCGGTTATCATCCAGGTCTTCCGTATTGGTAGCCAGAACGCCATCAAGATTGCCGGTGCCGTTCGAGACCATCTCGAAGAGATAAACCGAGAGTTGCCCGAAGGTCTGGTGGCCGAAGTGGCGGTGGATATGTCGCGCATTCTCAAGGCCCGGCTCCACCTTTTACTTAAGAACCTCTCCCTTGGGATGATCCTTGTCCTTCTCATGTTGGGGCTATTCCTCAGCCCCGGTCTTTCCTTCTGGATCATGCTGGGGATCCCCATCTCTTTCTCCTTTGGTCTCTTTCTCCTTCCCCACCTGGGGGTCACCATCAACATGATTTCCCTGTTTGCCTTCATCCTCGTTTTAGGAATTGTGGTTGATGACGCCATCGTGATTGGCGAAAGCATCCATCGCCACCGGGAACGGGGGCTTGCCCCGGAAGAGGCAGCCATAGAGGGCACCATGAGGGTTTTCGTGCCGGTGGTCTTTTCTGTCCTGACCACCATGGCGGCCTTTCTGCCCCTTCTTCTGGGGACAGGCATGATGGGAAAGTTCATTCGGGTCATCCCCCTGGTGGTTATTGCCGTCTTGGCTGGCTCTCTGCTGGAGGCCCTTTTGGTGCTTCCGGCCCATCTTTCCAGACGGGGAACCTCTTTTCTCCATCGTCCGGGGCCATTGGCCGCCCCGGTGAGAAATTTTGTCCGTGGTCCCTATCACCGGCTACTTACCTGGACTCTTAACTGGCGCTACGTGACCTTCAGTTTCTGGCTTCTGGTGCTTCTGGTGGTTCTTTCCCTCTTTTTCGGGGGGCGCATCAAATACACCTTTTTCCCCCGGGTAGAGGGGGACGATGTGGTCTGCCGTCTGACCATGCCTCCCGGCACTCCCATTGAGGAGACCCTTTCTGTGGCCCGGCAGATAGAGGCCGCCGGCCGGCGGGCAGTTAAAAGATTAGAAGAGGAGAAACACTGGTCGGGTAAAGGCTCCCTTCTTCGCTACAGCCTCCTTTACACCGGATTTCATCAGCAAAGGCACGGTCATAAGGCCGGGCTTCTTCAACAGGGATCCCATCTGGCCCAGATCACCCTGGAGCTTGTTCCCGGACAGGATCGGCCGGGGATAAGCTCTCAGGAGCTTGTCCGTCTCTGGCGTAAGGAGACCGGCCCGGTGCCGGGGGCCGAGAGCGTCGTCTTCCAGAGCCAGCTCTTTGGCCTGGGAAAGCCTGTAGAGGTGGCCCTTTCCCACCGCCGGGAGGCCGAATTACTCAAGACCGTGGAGGAGTTAAAGGCCCATCTTCGCTCCTTTCCCGGGGTTCACGATCTGGAAGACAGCTATGTTCCCGGTAAAGATGAGCTTCGTTTCCGTCTCAAACCCGGGGCCAGACAATTGGGGATCACCCTTCTGGATCTGGCCCGGGCCGTAAGAGGAGCCTTTTACGGGGTTGAGGCCATAAGATTCCAGCGAGGAGAGGATGAGGTTCAGGTCCTGGTTCGCTATCCGGAAGATGAGCGCCGCAGTCTCTTTTATCTTCAGAATATGCGCCTCATCCTGGCCGATGGTCGCCAGATTCCCCTGTCTGAGGTGGCCGAGATAGACCGCAGCCGGAGCTATGTCCAGCTTGATCGGCTCGACCGCCGGCGGGTGATCTACGTTCAGGCCGAAATAGACGAAAAGGTGACCAACGCCAAAGAACTGAGGGATCACCTCCTGCAAGATTATCTTCCTCGCCTAAAGAGAGAACATCCGGGGTTGATTTATTCTCTCGAAGGGGAGGGTAAAGAAGAGGCCGAGTCAACCCTGGAGGTCATCAGGGGGCTCCTGTTGGCCCTACTTCTTATTTATGTTCTTCTGGCAGTGCCCCTTAAGTCCTATCTACAGCCCTTTATCATCATGGTGGCCATTCCCTTTGGGATCGTGGGGGCCTTTTTGGGGCACATCATTATGGGCTACAACCTCTCTATTCTCAGCATGTTTGGGATTGTGGGGCTATCGGGAGTGGTGGTTAACGATGCCCTGGTGCTCCTTGACCGGATCCGCTGGTATCGGCAAAAGGGAGAGGAGGCCCTTGCGGCAGTGGTCAAGGCCTCTTCGGACCGCTTTCGCCCCGTGGTCCTCACCACTCTGACCACCTTTGCCGGCCTTATGCCCATGATCTTTGAAAAGAGCATCCAGGCCAGGGTTTTGATCCCCATGGCCATCAGCCTGGGCTTTGGAGTCCTGGTGGCCACGGCCATTACCCTGGTGCTGGTTCCCTGTTGTTATCTGATCCTTAACGACCTTGTGGGGAAGAGGCCTTCCCCCGGGCCGGGATCGAAGGTCGAGGGCTAA